ACCCGGCTCTTCCTGGCACACTCCGGCTTCGACCCGGACGACCCGGTGCAGCGGCGCACGTTCACCCTGCTCGACGGCGGTTGGCGCAGCCACGTCTGGCCCCGCCTCGAGCAGGTGCTCGCCGAACTGGGGTAGCGGCTCGGCCGGCCGGTCTCCCGCCGAGGCGGTGCCGGTTCGGGCTCGCTGTCGAGCTGAGTCGTTGGTGACGTCAGCGGCGGTTCCCGGCCCGTGCGCCACGCCCGCGGCCGGCCACGTCCCGGGGTCGGCGAGTCGTTGACGACATCAGCTCCACAGCGGCTGCGGGGACGTGTTCCGGGTGTGAGCCCCGGTTCCCGGCCCCGTGCGCGAGACCCGCAGCGACCACGCCTCGGTCGTCGGCGATGCCTCGCGTGTCTCAGCCCGCCGTCGGCACCAGCAGCGAGTGCAGGGCGGCCGGGTCGGTGACCTCGGGGAGGTCGCGGGCGGCGAGCCAGGCCGCGCCGGCGGCGCCGTCCCCGGCCGGGTGCAGCGGCGCGTCCGGCCACCGCCGGGCCAGTTCGGCGTGGACCGCCTCGGCGAGCGGCGTGTCCCCGGTGAGCAGCCCGCCGCCGAGCACCACCGGATCGGTCGCGCCGGCCGGCCGGATCCGGCTCACGCTCTCGGCGAGCAGCGCGGCCGCCTCCGCGACGAGCGCCCGGGCGGTCGGCTCGCCCTCCCGGGCCGCCGTCACCACCAGCGGCGCCAGCCGGGCCAGCTCCACGGGTGGGCACCGGGTCACCGTCTGCACCAGGGTGTCGGCGGTCGTCCGCGGCCGGGCCGCCACCTCGGGCGAGCCGGTCAGTTCGGCGAGCACCCGGCGGGCCAGTTCGCCGGGCTGCGCCGCCCGGTCCAGGTCGGACAGGAGCCGGCGGACCGCCTCCCGGCCGAGCCAGAACCCGGAGCCGGCGTCGCCGAGCAGCCAGCCGTGCCCGTCCGCGACGCGGTCCAGCCGCAGGTCGCGTACCTGGGCGGCGATCGCGCCGGTGCCGGCGATGAGCACGGTGCCGTCCGGCGCGGCGGTGCCCGAGGCGTACGCGACCAGGGCGTCGCCGTGCACCGCGTACGGGCAGCGCAGCCCGGCGTCCGACCAGGCCCGGTCGAAGGCGGCCCGGCCCTGCGGGTCGGCGAGCAGCCGGCCGGCCCCGGCGAGCCCGATGACGCCCGCCCGGACCCTCGCCGGGTCCACGTCGGCGAGCGCGGCGCGCAGCGCGGCCAGCAGTTCGCCGGCCGCCCGCTCGGCGCCGTGGCTGGTCGGGTTCCCGCCGCCGGCCCGGCCGGTGCCGAGGCGTACGCCGTCGAGGCGGACGGCGGCCGCGCGGGTGGACGTACCCCCGACGTCGAGGCCGACCACGACGGTGTCGGACATCCGCTGGGCCTCCCTGCACTCGCGCCTCGTGGCCCTTCATGCTGGTCGGCCCGGCTGCCCGAGGCAAGATCCGGTGGCCCGCCGTGGGCTGTGCGCCAGGTAACAGTTTGAAAACTTCGCCCACGGCCTTGACACGGAGGGGCCGTCAGTAAGAACTTTTACCACTAACAGTTAACACTCTTTTCCGAAAGGCGACCCATGGTTGATCACGAGGTGAACACCACCGCGGGGACCGCGGTGGTCGACGCCGAGGCGGTCGACCGGCCGGGCGCGGTGGCGATCTCCTCCGACGGGGTGCTGGCCAGGGTCCGGGCCGGCGCGGGGGAGCTGACGGGCGCGCTGCGCCGGGTCGCTGAGCACGTGCTCAGCGACCCGGAGGCGGCGGCGCGGGCCACCATCGTGGAGTTGGCCGAGCGCAGCGGCACCTCGCCGGCGACCATCACCCGGTTCTGCCGGGCGATGGGCTTCGAGGGCTACGCGGACCTGCGGCTCGGCATCGCGGCCGAGACCGGCCGGGCGCGCTCGGCCGGCTGGACCGTCGACATCGGGCGGGAGATCCAGCCCAGCGACCCGCTGTCCCGGGTGCTCGACCAGATCATGGCCGCCGACACCCGGGCCATGCACGACACCGCCGCGCTGCTCGACCTCGGCGAGGTGGAGAGGGCCGCGGTGGCCATCGCCGGGGCCAGCCGGGTGAACATCTTCGGTGCCAGCGGCAGCGCGCTGGTCGGCGAGGAGATGCAGTTCAGCCTGCACCGCATCGGGGTGGCCGCCTGGGCCTGGAGCGACGTGCACGAGGGGCTGGCCAGCGCCGCCCTGCTCGGCGCGGGCGACGTCGCGCTCGGCATCTCGCACACCGGCCAGACCCGGGAGACCATCGAGATGCTCGCCGAGGCGGGCAGCCGGGGCGCCACCACCATCGCGCTGACCGGCTTTCCCCGCTCGCCCCTGGCCGAGCTGGCCGACATCGTGCTGGTCACCGCCAGCCAGGCCACCACCTTCCGGCCGGACGCGCTCTCCGCCCGGCACCCTCAGCTCGTCGTGCTCGACCTGCTCTACATCGCGGTGGCGCAGCGCACCCACGACCGCGCCCACGCGGCCTTCCGGCGTACCGCCCAGGCCGTCGACGGGCACAAGGACGCGAAGGGGCCCACCTCATGATCAGCGCCCAGCGGTACGCGGATGCCGTCCGGCCGATGCTCGACCGGCTGGTCGACACCCAGGCCGACGCGGTCGACCGGGCGGCCGACCTGATCGCCGCCGCGCTGCGCGGCGGCGGCGTGCTCCAGGCCTTCGGCGCCGGCCACTCCGAGGCGTTCGCCGCCGAGCTGGTGGCCCGGGCCGGCGGCCTGGTCCCTAGCAACCGACTCTCCCTGCACGATCTCGTGCTGCACGGCGACGCGCCCCGCGACGTGCTCGCCGACCCCAAGCTGGAACGCGACCCCGCGGTCGCGCACCAGCTCTGGGCCCTCGCGACCCCGCAGCCGCGGGACGTGTTCGTGGTCGCCTCCCAGTCCGGCATCAACGGCTCGGTGGTCGAGCTGGCGACGCTGGTCAAGGAGCACGGTCACCCGCTGATCGTGGTCACCTCGGTCGAGCACACCGCTCGGGTCGCCCCGCGGCACCCGTCCGGGCACCGGCTCGCCGACCTCGCCGACGTCGTGCTGGACAACGGCGCGCCGTACGGCGATGCACTGCTGCCGCTCGAGGGCGGCGGCGCGGTCTGTGCGGTCTCGTCGGTCACCGCGGCGCTGCTGGCGCAGCTGCTGACCGCCGAGGTCGTACGACGGTTCCACCTGGCCGGGGAGGTACCCCCTATCTACCTCTCCGCCAACGTCCCCGGTGGGGACGAGCACAACCTCGCCCTCGAGTCGCGGTACGCCGGGCGCCTCCGGCGGACCGCCTGACCCGACACCACAAGGAGAGACAGAGATGTCGGTTACCCCCGAGAAGCCCGGCGACCTCAGCCGCCGGATCCTGCTGCAGCGGGCCGCCGCGGCCGGCCTGCTCGCCACCCCGGCCATGGGGCTGCTCAGCGCCTGCGCCGGCAGCGAGCCGAGCAAGTCCAACGACAGCGGAGCGGCGAAGAGCAAGGACAACCCGTTCGGCGTGAAGGACGGCAGCGCCGTCAAGGTGGTCATCTTCAACGGCGGCCTGGGCGACCAGTGGGCCAAGGAAGACAAGGTCGTCTTCAACGCCAAGCACGCGAACATCACGGTCAACATGTCTTCCACCCAGAAGATCAAGACCGAAGAGCAGCCGAAGATGGCGACGCAGCCGAGCGACCTGGTCATGAACTCGGGTGCGGACAGCATGGACCGCGCCACCCTGATCAACGAGGGCGCGATCGAGCCGCTCGACGACCTGCTCACCGCCCCCGCCTGGGACAGCGACGGCACGGTCGCCGACTCGCTGCTGCCCGGCACCGTCTCCGACGGCACCCAGAACGGCAAGTTCTACGTGGTGAACGTCGCCTACACGGTCTGGGGCAACTGGTACAACGCGGCCCTGTTCAAGAAGGAGGGCTGGCAGGCCCCGACCACCTGGGACGAGTTCTTCGCCCTCGCCCCGCAGATCAAGGCGAAGGGCATGGCGCCGTACGTCCACGACGCGGTCCACGGCTATTACCCCCGCTGGGCGCTCATGGCGAGCATCTGGAAGTCCGCCGGCAAGCAGGCGGTCATCGACATCGACAACCTGAAGGACGGCGCCTGGAAGGCCGACGGCATCCTCAAGGCGCTGCAGCCGTGGGAGAAGCTCGTCAAGGACAAGCTGCTCCTGCCCGGCAAGCTCGACCACACCCAGTCGCAGCAGGCCTGGCTCGACGGCAAGGCGGCCTTCATCCAGGTCGGCACCTGGCTGAAGAACGAGATGGCCGCCACCATCCCGCCGGGCTTCGAGCTGACCCTGTCGGACTACTGGAGCAACGCCGACGACAAGGCGGCGAAGGACGTTTTCGCCGCTTCCGGCGAGGGCTTCGTGGTGCCGAGCAAGGCCCCCAACAAGGAGGCCGCGAAGGAGTTCCTGCGGGCGATCCTGTCCAAGGCCGGCTCGGCCAAGTTCGCCGAGCTGACCAAGTCGCTGGCCTCCACCAAGGGCTCCGGCGACAACGTGCAGGACAGCGCGCTGGCGTCCGCGAACGCGCTCATGAAGAGCGGGTCCTCGGACCTGGTCTCGTTCAAGTTCCCGGACTTCTACGCGGATCTGGACAAGGAGAGCCAGAACCTGTCCGAGGAGCTGATGGCGGGCCGGCTCACCGCGCAGCAGTTTGTCGACAAGATGCAGGCGGCCGCCGACAAGGTCGCCAAGGACTCGTCGATCAAGAAGCAGACCCGCACCGCCTGATCCGAAACGAGAGAGTGAGTCCAATGCGGCACGGAGTCGCGCGTTTCGTCACGGGCTTCCTGGTCCTGCCCGTCGCGCTGTACCTGTTCTACGTGGTGTGGCCGTTCGCGCAGGCGGCGGGGTACTCGCTGACCGACTGGGGCGGGTACTCGGATTCCCAGCACTTCGTCGGGCTGGACAACTACGTTCGGCTGCTCTCCGACGAGCTGATCCGGAAGGCGTTCTGGCACAACGTGTTCTTCCTGGTCACCGTGCCGCTGGTCACCATCGCGCTGGCCCTGTTCCTCGCGTTCCTGCTCAACGTGGGCGGACGCGAGGACAGGGCCGGCATCCGCGGGGTGTTCGGCTCCGGCCTTTACAAGGTCATCTTCTTCTTTCCGCAGGTGCTGTCGCTGGTGGTCATCGCCGTCATGTGGCAGCAGATCTACCGGACCGACGAGCAGGGCCTGATCAACGGTCTGCTCATCAAGATCGGGCTGGTCGACCCGCAGAACCCGATCGCCTTCACCGCCGACCCGGAGCCCTTCCTCGGCATCCCCGCGGTGCTGTGGTGGCTCCTGCTCATCGCGGTGTGGAGCGGCGCCGGCTTCTACATGGTGCTCTTCTCGGCCGCCATGCAGTCGATCCCGAGGGACATCTACGAGGCGGCCATCCTCGACGGCGCGGGCCGGTTCCACACCTTCTTCCGGGTCACCCTGCCGCTGCTGCGGGAGACCATCTCGGTCGCCTGGGTCTATCTGGGGTTCATCGCGCTGGACATGTACGCCCTGGTCTTCGTCATGACGCCGAGCCAGGGCGGGCCGAACCACGCCAGCGAGATCTTCGCGTCGGTGCTCAACTTCACCGCGTTCCAGAAGGGCCAGTTCGGCTATGCCTGCGCGATGGGTGTCGCGCTGGCCATCTTCACGATCCTGCTCGCCGCGCTGCAGCTGAGGATCACCCGTCGTGAGCGTATCGAGTACTGAAGGAGGCGCGACGATGAGCACGGCGACGCACGGTCTCAGCTCGGCCGACCAGGCCACGTCGGCACGCCCGGCGCGCGTACGGCGGGCCGAGGCCCGCGGGGGCGGCGTGGGTGCCCGGATCTTCAACGGCTTCTCCCACCTGTTCCTGGTGATCTGGGCCCTCATGGTGATCTACCCGCTGGCGTGGGTCGTGATGTCGGCGCTCAAGAGCGACTCGGAGGTCATCCGCGAGCCGCTCTCGCTGATCCCGAGCCAGCTGCACTGGAACAACTTCGCCCGCGCCTGGACGGACGGCCACCTCGGGTCCTTCTTCCTCAACACAGTGCTGGTGATGGCCGGCAGCGTCACGCTGACCATGCTGCTCGGCTCGATGGCCGCCTACGCCCTGGCGCGCTACGAGTTCCGCGGCAACCGGCTGATCTACTACATGTTCCTCTCCGGGCTGACCCTGCCGATCTACCTCGCCGCGGTACCGCTGTTCAAGGGCGTCTACAACCTGGGCGTCACCTTCCCGCTCCTCGGCCCGAACAAGCACGTCATGCTGATCCTGGTCTACGTCGCCTGGTCGCTGTCGTTCACGGTCTTCTTCATGCACTCGTTCTTCCGGACGCTGCCCGACACGATCGCCGAGGCGGCCATGGTCGACGGGGCCTCGCACACCCGGACCTTCTTCAGTGTGATGCTGCCGATGGCCAAGCCGGGCCTGATCAGCATCGGCATCTTCAACGTGCTCGGCCAGTGGAACCAGTGGTACCTGCCGACCCTGCTCATGCAGTCGGTGAGCGGCGAGCCGAAGCACCAGGTGATCTCCCAGGGCCTCATCGAACTGTCGGTGAACCAGGGCTACAAGTCCGACTGGTCCGGTCTGTTCGCCGGCGTCACCATGGCGATGCTGCCCGTGCTGATCGTGTACATCGTCTTCCAGCGCCAGGTCCAGTCCGGCCTCACCGCCGGCGTCGGCAAGTAACGCCCCGTCGCCCAGGGCGCGGGGCGGTGGGGGAGTGTCGGAGGGGCGAGGCAGAATCGCGTCCGTGCTGGTGGCGGTGGTGTCGGACGAGCGGGGCGGGGGAGTGCTGCAACCCCTCGACCCCGCCGGTCGGCCCACCGGTCCCGCCGAGCCGGTGGCCGAGCTCGCCGCCGCGGTGGCCGCGCGGGAGGCCGCCGAGCGGCCCCGCTGGGTCTGGGCCACCGGCGCCGCGCTCTACCCGTCGTTGCTGCGCGCCGGCGTCCGGCTGGACCGCTGCCACGACGTGGAGCTCACCGAGGCGCTGCTGCTCGGGCACGCCGGCCGCTGGGGCGAGCCCCGCTCGCTCGCCGCGGCCTGGGCCCGGCTGACCGGCGCGCCGGTCCCGCCGGATCCGGCGCCCCGCCCGCCGGAGCCCCCCGGCCACGGCCAGGGCGCGCTCTTCGACGCGCCGGCCGGCCCGCCGGGTCCGGGCATCGAGGCGTTGACCCGGGTGTACGCGGACCAGCTCGCCCGGATCGCGGCGACCGAGCACCCCGGCCGGTTCCGGCTGCTGGTGGCCGCCGAGTCGGCGGGCGCCCTGGTCGCCGCCGAGATGGCGGCGGCCGGCCTGCCCTGGCGGCCCGACGTGCACGACGCCATCCTCGCCGAGCTGCTCGGCGAGGCGTCCCCGGTTGGCGGGCCGCCCCGCCGGCTGGCCGAGCTGGCCGCCCGGATCGCCGCGGCGTTCGGCGTACGCCAGCTGCACGCCGACTCCCCGGCGGAGCTGCTGAAGGCGTTCGCCCGGGCCGGCGTGGAGCTGCCCAACACCCGGGCCTGGGTGCTGCGCGGGGTGGAGCACCCGGCGGTGCCGCTGGTCCTGGAATACAAGGAGCTCTACCGGATCTGGACGGCGCACGGCTGGGCCTGGCGGGACGCCTGGGTCTCCGGCGGCCGCTTCCACCCGGAGTACGTGCCCGGCGGCGTGGTCTCCGGCCGGTGGGCGACCCGGGGCGGCGGGGCGCTGCAGATCCCGAAGGTGATCCGGCGGGCGGTGGTGGCCGACCCCGGCTGGGCGCTGGTGGTCGCCGACGCGGGGCAGCTCGAACCCCGCGTGCTCGCCGCGGTCTCGGGCGACGAGCGGTTGGCCGCCGCCGGGGGCGCGGGGGACCTCTACGCCGCGCTGGCCCGGGACGCCTTCGCCGGTGACCGGGCCCGGGCCAAGGTGGCCCTGCTCGGCGCCATGTACGGGCAGACCGGTGGGGCGGCGGTGCCCGCCCTGGCGGTGCTCAAGCGGAACTACCCGACTGCGTTCGGCTACGTCGAGGCGGCTGCCCGCACCGGTGAGGCGGGCGGGCTGGTCCGGTCGTGGCTGGGGCGCACCTGCCCCCCGGGGTCGGTGGACCTCGGCGACGGAGAGGAGCCGGTGGTGGACGCCGGGGCGGATCCGCAGAGCCCGCGCGCCCGGGCGGCCCGCTCGCGCGGCCGGTTCACCCGCAACTTCGTCATCCAGGCCACGGCCGCCGAGTGGGCCTCCACGCTGCTGGCCACGCTCCGGACCGCGCTGGCCGGCACCGGCGCCGAGCTGGTCTTCTTCCAGCACGACGAGGTGATCGTGCACTGCCCGGCGGAGCAGGCCGAGGTCGTCGCCGCGGCGGTGGCCGCCTCCGGGGCCCGGGCCACCGCGCTGCTGTTCGGGGACACCCCGGTCCGGTTCCCGCTCGACCTGTCCGTCGTGGACTGCTACGCCGACGCGGCATAGTCGCACAATTTTCCTTTTTGCCCCGCTACCCGCTCCCGGAACGGCTCGTTGGGCCCGGTGTGCGTACGACGGGACGGACCGGGCGCGGCTGCGCGCGGTCCGTCCCCCAGGTCGAGGGGGCACCGCTGAACCGGATCGCAGGAATGATCATCGCCGCTGGTGGGGGCCGTCGGATCGGCGGACCCGAGGCGTTGCTGCACCAGGGGGAGAAGTCCCTGGTGAGCCAGATGATCGACACGATGGGCGTGGCCGGCTGCGAGCAGATCGTGGTCGTCCTGGGCGCGGCGGCCGACCAGGTCCGCCAGACGGCCGACCTGACCGGCGCCACCGTGGTGGTCAACCGAGCATGGGGCACCGGGGTCGGCTCCTCGATCCGGGCGGGGCTCGCCGCGCTGACCGACGACGGGATCGAGGCGGTCGTGGTGGTGCCCGTGGACATGCCCGGGCTCACCGCCACGGCGGTCCGCCGGGTGGCCGCCCTGCCCTACCCGGACGTGCTGGTCTGCGCCACCTACGACGGGCTGCGCGGCTACCCGATGCTCTTCGGCCGCCGGCACTGGTCCGGCATCGCCACCCTGGCCAGCGCGGACGTCGGCGCCCGGCCGTACCTGCTGGCGCACAAGGACCAGATCGTCGACATCGCGTGCGACTCGGTGGCCGACGGCAGCCGGATCGACAGCCCGGAACTGATGGCGCTCTACGGCCTCAGCATCCCTGAGCAGCGGGTCGGCGCCTGAGCGGGATCCACCAGCATTGCGCCACGCGGCGGTTCGCGTGGCACGGTTCGTGTTCGGCGACACCCGGGGTGCCACGATGTCGGGATGGCGTATGACGAGGACCTCGCGAACCGGGTACGGGAGCTGCTCGCGCCGGAGCCCGGATTCGCCGAGAAGCGCATGTTCGGCGGCCTGGCGATGATGATGAACGGCAACATGGCGGT
This sequence is a window from Micromonospora sp. NBRC 110009. Protein-coding genes within it:
- a CDS encoding carbohydrate ABC transporter permease yields the protein MRHGVARFVTGFLVLPVALYLFYVVWPFAQAAGYSLTDWGGYSDSQHFVGLDNYVRLLSDELIRKAFWHNVFFLVTVPLVTIALALFLAFLLNVGGREDRAGIRGVFGSGLYKVIFFFPQVLSLVVIAVMWQQIYRTDEQGLINGLLIKIGLVDPQNPIAFTADPEPFLGIPAVLWWLLLIAVWSGAGFYMVLFSAAMQSIPRDIYEAAILDGAGRFHTFFRVTLPLLRETISVAWVYLGFIALDMYALVFVMTPSQGGPNHASEIFASVLNFTAFQKGQFGYACAMGVALAIFTILLAALQLRITRRERIEY
- a CDS encoding MurR/RpiR family transcriptional regulator, whose translation is MVDHEVNTTAGTAVVDAEAVDRPGAVAISSDGVLARVRAGAGELTGALRRVAEHVLSDPEAAARATIVELAERSGTSPATITRFCRAMGFEGYADLRLGIAAETGRARSAGWTVDIGREIQPSDPLSRVLDQIMAADTRAMHDTAALLDLGEVERAAVAIAGASRVNIFGASGSALVGEEMQFSLHRIGVAAWAWSDVHEGLASAALLGAGDVALGISHTGQTRETIEMLAEAGSRGATTIALTGFPRSPLAELADIVLVTASQATTFRPDALSARHPQLVVLDLLYIAVAQRTHDRAHAAFRRTAQAVDGHKDAKGPTS
- a CDS encoding carbohydrate ABC transporter permease — encoded protein: MVIYPLAWVVMSALKSDSEVIREPLSLIPSQLHWNNFARAWTDGHLGSFFLNTVLVMAGSVTLTMLLGSMAAYALARYEFRGNRLIYYMFLSGLTLPIYLAAVPLFKGVYNLGVTFPLLGPNKHVMLILVYVAWSLSFTVFFMHSFFRTLPDTIAEAAMVDGASHTRTFFSVMLPMAKPGLISIGIFNVLGQWNQWYLPTLLMQSVSGEPKHQVISQGLIELSVNQGYKSDWSGLFAGVTMAMLPVLIVYIVFQRQVQSGLTAGVGK
- a CDS encoding nucleotidyltransferase family protein; amino-acid sequence: MIIAAGGGRRIGGPEALLHQGEKSLVSQMIDTMGVAGCEQIVVVLGAAADQVRQTADLTGATVVVNRAWGTGVGSSIRAGLAALTDDGIEAVVVVPVDMPGLTATAVRRVAALPYPDVLVCATYDGLRGYPMLFGRRHWSGIATLASADVGARPYLLAHKDQIVDIACDSVADGSRIDSPELMALYGLSIPEQRVGA
- a CDS encoding SIS domain-containing protein, producing MISAQRYADAVRPMLDRLVDTQADAVDRAADLIAAALRGGGVLQAFGAGHSEAFAAELVARAGGLVPSNRLSLHDLVLHGDAPRDVLADPKLERDPAVAHQLWALATPQPRDVFVVASQSGINGSVVELATLVKEHGHPLIVVTSVEHTARVAPRHPSGHRLADLADVVLDNGAPYGDALLPLEGGGAVCAVSSVTAALLAQLLTAEVVRRFHLAGEVPPIYLSANVPGGDEHNLALESRYAGRLRRTA
- the ngcE gene encoding N-acetylglucosamine/diacetylchitobiose ABC transporter substrate-binding protein; the protein is MSVTPEKPGDLSRRILLQRAAAAGLLATPAMGLLSACAGSEPSKSNDSGAAKSKDNPFGVKDGSAVKVVIFNGGLGDQWAKEDKVVFNAKHANITVNMSSTQKIKTEEQPKMATQPSDLVMNSGADSMDRATLINEGAIEPLDDLLTAPAWDSDGTVADSLLPGTVSDGTQNGKFYVVNVAYTVWGNWYNAALFKKEGWQAPTTWDEFFALAPQIKAKGMAPYVHDAVHGYYPRWALMASIWKSAGKQAVIDIDNLKDGAWKADGILKALQPWEKLVKDKLLLPGKLDHTQSQQAWLDGKAAFIQVGTWLKNEMAATIPPGFELTLSDYWSNADDKAAKDVFAASGEGFVVPSKAPNKEAAKEFLRAILSKAGSAKFAELTKSLASTKGSGDNVQDSALASANALMKSGSSDLVSFKFPDFYADLDKESQNLSEELMAGRLTAQQFVDKMQAAADKVAKDSSIKKQTRTA
- a CDS encoding N-acetylglucosamine kinase, which codes for MSDTVVVGLDVGGTSTRAAAVRLDGVRLGTGRAGGGNPTSHGAERAAGELLAALRAALADVDPARVRAGVIGLAGAGRLLADPQGRAAFDRAWSDAGLRCPYAVHGDALVAYASGTAAPDGTVLIAGTGAIAAQVRDLRLDRVADGHGWLLGDAGSGFWLGREAVRRLLSDLDRAAQPGELARRVLAELTGSPEVAARPRTTADTLVQTVTRCPPVELARLAPLVVTAAREGEPTARALVAEAAALLAESVSRIRPAGATDPVVLGGGLLTGDTPLAEAVHAELARRWPDAPLHPAGDGAAGAAWLAARDLPEVTDPAALHSLLVPTAG
- a CDS encoding bifunctional 3'-5' exonuclease/DNA polymerase, producing MLVAVVSDERGGGVLQPLDPAGRPTGPAEPVAELAAAVAAREAAERPRWVWATGAALYPSLLRAGVRLDRCHDVELTEALLLGHAGRWGEPRSLAAAWARLTGAPVPPDPAPRPPEPPGHGQGALFDAPAGPPGPGIEALTRVYADQLARIAATEHPGRFRLLVAAESAGALVAAEMAAAGLPWRPDVHDAILAELLGEASPVGGPPRRLAELAARIAAAFGVRQLHADSPAELLKAFARAGVELPNTRAWVLRGVEHPAVPLVLEYKELYRIWTAHGWAWRDAWVSGGRFHPEYVPGGVVSGRWATRGGGALQIPKVIRRAVVADPGWALVVADAGQLEPRVLAAVSGDERLAAAGGAGDLYAALARDAFAGDRARAKVALLGAMYGQTGGAAVPALAVLKRNYPTAFGYVEAAARTGEAGGLVRSWLGRTCPPGSVDLGDGEEPVVDAGADPQSPRARAARSRGRFTRNFVIQATAAEWASTLLATLRTALAGTGAELVFFQHDEVIVHCPAEQAEVVAAAVAASGARATALLFGDTPVRFPLDLSVVDCYADAA